A genomic stretch from Chitinophagaceae bacterium includes:
- a CDS encoding aspartyl protease family protein, translated as MSSSFPVKLLVAVACILAAVDGMAQSPAGKDTSKAVLSYSSDAVYQSSGFGNDPVVVTDTVDFIIPFSRAGNLILIKAKADNIEGSFILDTGAPGLILNMTYFRDYPYTEPSHGENSGGITGSVTDNGRTEVKKFSFGAVNYYKVTADRINLGHIENSKGIKIFGLMGVQLFKQFEMIIDYENSEIHLHHITKKDGKNYQNRMLNDTAAYSVFPITLVDNKILTFGKVGNKKLTFLVDTGAESNVIDSRLSENVLGNVVITKRITLNGAGNSKVDALYGDMSNLKIGERDISTMPVLVTNLAKMCFSYERCLDGMLGFDFLSMHKIGFNFVKRKMYIWK; from the coding sequence ATGTCATCATCATTTCCGGTTAAGCTGTTGGTTGCAGTGGCCTGTATATTGGCTGCTGTTGATGGTATGGCTCAATCTCCTGCTGGAAAAGATACTTCAAAGGCAGTGCTGTCTTACAGCAGCGATGCGGTTTACCAGTCATCAGGTTTTGGAAATGACCCTGTTGTTGTAACAGATACCGTTGATTTTATTATTCCTTTCAGCCGTGCAGGTAATCTAATTCTCATCAAAGCCAAGGCAGATAATATTGAAGGCAGTTTTATTCTCGATACCGGTGCTCCGGGTTTAATTCTCAACATGACCTACTTTAGGGATTATCCATATACAGAACCAAGCCATGGTGAAAATAGTGGCGGCATTACCGGTTCAGTAACTGATAACGGTCGCACAGAAGTAAAGAAGTTTTCATTTGGAGCTGTGAACTATTATAAAGTAACCGCCGACCGTATCAATCTCGGTCATATTGAAAACAGCAAAGGGATCAAAATTTTTGGTTTGATGGGTGTACAGCTGTTTAAGCAGTTTGAAATGATCATTGATTATGAAAACAGTGAGATTCATCTTCATCACATTACAAAAAAAGACGGAAAGAATTACCAGAACAGGATGCTGAACGACACAGCAGCTTATTCTGTTTTTCCCATTACACTGGTTGACAATAAAATTCTAACCTTTGGAAAAGTGGGAAACAAAAAACTCACCTTCCTGGTTGATACTGGTGCAGAATCAAATGTAATCGACAGCCGGTTATCAGAAAATGTACTCGGCAATGTCGTCATTACCAAACGTATTACGCTCAATGGTGCAGGCAATTCAAAAGTGGATGCTTTGTATGGCGATATGAGTAATCTTAAAATCGGCGAACGGGATATTTCAACCATGCCCGTACTGGTAACCAACCTCGCAAAAATGTGTTTTTCTTATGAGCGCTGTTTAGACGGAATGCTGGGATTTGATTTTCTCTCCATGCACAAAATTGGGTTTAACTTTGTAAAGCGTAAAATGTATATATGGAAGTAA
- a CDS encoding alpha-2-macroglobulin family protein has product MEESLASFIKVNPITKYAAEVVDDGFLITGDAFDVQKSYDLLLSKGLRGKLGGTLKENYSSNIAFGELETAISFANSKAVYLSSNELKNIEVKITNMPKVKIVVSKIYESNLLAAHRYGYYPQESSGSEYDGYYNEEGADATLGDVIYEKEIDTRSLPKLGGSRLFNFNIDDKVNDFKGIYHLVIRSTEDYWIKDSRFVSSSDIGLIAKEGKDKMFVFANSIKTAESLNGVNVTVYGANNQVLGIGTTNGEGVAEVEYARKEFSGFKPAMVIAKSADDFNYLPFHSTRVNTSRFEVGGKSYNASGMDAFIYAERDIYRPGEKINANVLLRNGEWRSPGEIPVKFKFVMPNGKELKSFRKMLNEQGSAEVSVDLPQSAITGSYQLELYSGNDVLLSTKTFSVEEFVPDRIKVTAQLGKPSLVSGDSTSLKINAVNFFGPPAANRNYECEIQFKQTYFSPAKYDKFAFGLANQQTFFDKVLREGKTDADGNATEGVGVPDIYKNMGLLTAHIYTTVFDETGRPVSKLTTADVFTQNVFYGLGYDGYYYYPLNQTIQFPVIALNKEEKVVTAQANVQVIKHEYRTVLSKSGSYFRYDSQQEDIVMRNDMVTVSGEGFKYNFVPRKPGNYEIRIYTPGASTYVSRSFYSYGSWGGDNSSFEVNTEGQIDIELDKKEYFTGESAKILFKTPFSGRMLVTLETDKVISYQYINVDKRSASMDLPLSDLHLPNVYVTATLIKPHTVSDIPLTVAHGFQSVKVDAKNRKIDVQITSAKSTRSRTHQKVKIKAAPNSYVTLAAVDNGVLQVSNMKTPDPYGYFYQRKALGVDAFDLYPLLFPELRARLSSTGGDGGEMDKRNNPIPNKRIKIVSYWSGVKQANGNGEVNFEFDVPQFSGEIRLMAVSYKDDRFGAAENNMTVADPIVISTGLPRFLSPGDTVLVPVTLSNTTKNAALAKVHLKVSGPLTVVGDADQQTNLSANAENRAVFKVVAQQRIDSGTIRVEVNTMGEKFFDETQITVRPPSTLQKESGSGSIAGGSAQTISIPVNRFMQGSTDYQLVVSKSPALELGEQLNYLVQYPYGCTEQTVSAAFPQMYFSDLADAMKKNKSSTSTSVYNINEAIRKIKMRQLYNGSVTLWDGEGTASWWTTVYAAHFLIEARKAGYDVDNSLVETMLGYLINRLKTKETIDYYYNRTFNKKIAPKEVTYSLYVLALANRSQVSVMNYYKANQNMLALDSRYLLAAAYALSGDKKSFASMLPSTFSGEVSVAQTGGSFYSDVRDEAIALNVLIDVDPGNAQVPVMAKHVSAYLKQRQWLSTQERSFGFLALGKLARSAAKSNVTADVKVNGKTVGKLNGTDLKLTAKELGGNNVEIATKGSGRLYYYWVAEGVSATGAYKEEDSYIKVRRQFYSRTGQPISGNSFQQNDLVIVKVTIEKSFATAVENIVITDILPAGFEIENPRTKEIPGMDWIKDGSSPTALDVRDDRIHLFVDLGTNKQSYYYAVRAVSPGLYRMGPVSADAMYNGEYHSYHGAGVVEVKQ; this is encoded by the coding sequence GTGGAAGAAAGTTTAGCTTCTTTTATAAAGGTCAACCCCATAACAAAATATGCAGCAGAAGTTGTGGATGATGGTTTCCTGATTACAGGTGATGCATTTGATGTACAGAAATCCTACGATCTGCTTTTATCAAAAGGTCTTCGTGGAAAACTCGGCGGAACGCTGAAAGAAAATTACAGCAGTAATATTGCGTTTGGCGAACTGGAAACGGCTATTAGTTTTGCCAACAGTAAAGCGGTTTATCTTTCTTCCAATGAATTAAAGAATATTGAAGTGAAGATCACCAATATGCCGAAGGTGAAAATTGTTGTATCAAAAATTTATGAAAGTAATTTGCTGGCTGCACACCGTTATGGATATTACCCGCAGGAAAGCAGCGGAAGTGAATATGATGGTTATTATAATGAAGAAGGTGCTGATGCAACATTGGGTGATGTGATTTATGAAAAAGAAATTGATACCCGTTCTTTACCAAAGCTTGGTGGAAGCAGGTTGTTCAATTTCAATATCGATGATAAGGTAAACGATTTCAAAGGAATTTATCACCTGGTCATCCGTTCAACAGAAGATTACTGGATCAAAGACAGCCGCTTTGTTTCATCAAGCGATATTGGATTGATTGCAAAAGAAGGAAAAGATAAAATGTTTGTGTTTGCCAACTCCATTAAAACAGCTGAATCATTAAATGGTGTGAATGTAACTGTGTATGGTGCCAACAACCAGGTGCTGGGAATTGGTACAACCAACGGTGAAGGTGTTGCTGAAGTGGAATATGCAAGAAAAGAATTCAGCGGATTTAAGCCTGCCATGGTGATTGCAAAAAGTGCTGATGATTTTAATTACCTGCCTTTCCACTCAACAAGAGTAAACACAAGCCGCTTTGAAGTGGGAGGTAAATCATATAATGCAAGCGGCATGGATGCATTTATTTATGCGGAGCGTGATATTTACAGACCGGGTGAAAAAATAAATGCCAATGTTTTATTAAGGAACGGCGAATGGAGAAGTCCCGGTGAAATTCCGGTGAAGTTCAAGTTCGTGATGCCCAATGGTAAAGAGTTGAAAAGTTTCAGGAAGATGCTGAACGAACAGGGCTCAGCAGAAGTGTCAGTTGATTTGCCGCAAAGTGCCATTACCGGAAGTTATCAGCTGGAATTGTATTCAGGCAATGATGTGCTGCTGAGTACAAAAACATTCAGCGTGGAAGAATTTGTGCCCGACAGAATTAAAGTAACTGCACAATTGGGTAAACCTTCTTTAGTAAGCGGTGATTCAACTTCACTGAAAATTAATGCAGTAAATTTTTTCGGTCCGCCCGCTGCCAACAGGAATTATGAATGTGAAATCCAATTCAAACAAACGTATTTCTCTCCTGCTAAATATGATAAGTTCGCATTTGGTTTAGCCAATCAGCAAACCTTTTTTGATAAAGTACTTCGGGAAGGGAAAACAGATGCTGATGGTAATGCAACAGAAGGAGTGGGCGTTCCTGATATCTATAAAAATATGGGTTTGCTCACTGCGCATATTTATACAACTGTATTTGATGAAACAGGAAGACCTGTAAGCAAACTCACAACAGCGGATGTGTTTACACAAAATGTTTTTTACGGGTTAGGTTATGATGGATACTATTATTATCCGCTTAATCAAACCATTCAATTTCCTGTAATAGCACTCAACAAAGAAGAAAAGGTTGTAACTGCACAGGCAAACGTGCAGGTGATTAAACATGAATACAGAACAGTACTGAGCAAAAGCGGTTCTTATTTCCGTTATGATTCACAGCAGGAAGATATTGTTATGCGCAATGATATGGTAACAGTAAGCGGAGAAGGGTTTAAATATAATTTTGTTCCACGCAAACCGGGCAACTATGAAATCCGCATCTATACCCCTGGTGCTTCAACCTATGTGAGCCGCAGCTTTTACAGCTATGGTTCATGGGGAGGTGATAACAGTTCATTTGAAGTAAACACCGAAGGACAGATCGATATTGAACTCGATAAGAAAGAGTATTTCACCGGCGAGTCTGCAAAAATCTTATTCAAAACTCCTTTCAGCGGAAGAATGCTGGTGACATTAGAAACAGATAAAGTAATTTCTTACCAGTATATCAATGTTGACAAACGTTCTGCATCAATGGATCTTCCATTGAGTGATTTGCATCTGCCGAATGTATATGTAACAGCAACACTCATCAAGCCGCATACAGTAAGTGATATTCCATTAACGGTTGCTCATGGTTTCCAGTCAGTGAAAGTTGATGCAAAGAACAGGAAGATTGATGTGCAGATCACATCTGCCAAATCAACAAGAAGCCGTACACATCAGAAAGTAAAGATTAAAGCTGCACCCAACAGTTATGTAACGCTGGCTGCTGTTGATAATGGAGTGCTGCAGGTAAGCAATATGAAAACACCTGATCCTTACGGGTACTTCTATCAACGTAAAGCATTGGGTGTAGATGCATTCGATCTGTATCCGTTATTATTTCCTGAACTGCGTGCAAGACTCAGCAGCACCGGTGGTGATGGTGGTGAAATGGATAAACGTAACAATCCAATACCCAACAAACGGATTAAGATTGTGAGTTACTGGAGTGGTGTAAAGCAGGCAAATGGAAATGGGGAAGTAAATTTTGAATTTGATGTGCCGCAATTCAGTGGTGAAATAAGATTAATGGCTGTATCGTATAAGGACGACAGGTTTGGTGCAGCAGAAAATAATATGACTGTTGCCGATCCCATTGTAATCAGTACAGGATTGCCAAGATTTTTAAGTCCGGGTGATACCGTGCTGGTGCCCGTTACACTCAGTAATACAACCAAGAATGCCGCACTTGCAAAAGTGCATTTAAAAGTAAGCGGTCCTTTAACGGTTGTTGGCGACGCAGATCAGCAGACAAACTTATCAGCCAATGCAGAGAACAGGGCAGTGTTTAAAGTAGTGGCACAGCAACGCATTGATTCAGGAACCATCCGTGTGGAAGTAAATACAATGGGTGAAAAATTCTTTGATGAAACACAGATCACTGTGCGTCCTCCATCAACACTGCAAAAAGAAAGCGGCAGTGGAAGTATAGCAGGTGGATCAGCACAAACTATTTCTATTCCTGTTAACCGTTTTATGCAGGGCAGTACAGATTATCAACTTGTAGTAAGTAAATCACCGGCATTAGAATTGGGTGAACAGCTGAATTATTTAGTGCAGTATCCTTATGGATGTACAGAGCAAACGGTATCAGCTGCATTTCCTCAAATGTATTTCAGTGATCTGGCTGATGCGATGAAGAAAAATAAATCATCTACTTCAACATCTGTTTATAATATAAACGAAGCTATCCGCAAAATTAAAATGCGCCAGTTGTATAACGGTTCTGTTACATTATGGGATGGTGAAGGAACAGCGAGCTGGTGGACGACTGTGTATGCAGCGCATTTCTTAATTGAAGCACGCAAAGCAGGTTATGATGTTGACAACAGTCTGGTTGAAACCATGCTGGGTTATTTGATCAACCGTTTAAAAACAAAAGAAACCATTGATTATTATTATAACCGCACATTCAATAAAAAGATCGCACCAAAAGAAGTGACTTACAGTTTGTATGTACTTGCACTGGCTAACCGTTCGCAGGTAAGTGTCATGAATTATTACAAAGCCAATCAAAATATGCTTGCACTCGACAGCCGTTACCTGCTGGCAGCAGCCTATGCATTGAGCGGTGATAAAAAATCCTTTGCTTCCATGCTGCCTTCAACATTCAGCGGTGAAGTAAGTGTGGCACAAACAGGAGGAAGTTTTTACAGTGATGTAAGAGATGAAGCGATTGCCCTGAACGTATTGATTGATGTTGATCCGGGCAATGCACAGGTTCCGGTGATGGCCAAACATGTTTCTGCATATTTAAAACAGCGTCAGTGGTTGAGTACACAGGAACGGTCATTCGGTTTTCTTGCGTTGGGTAAACTGGCACGTTCTGCAGCAAAGAGCAATGTTACTGCCGATGTAAAAGTGAACGGCAAAACAGTTGGGAAATTAAACGGGACTGATCTTAAACTTACAGCGAAGGAGCTGGGCGGAAACAATGTTGAAATAGCGACAAAAGGAAGCGGACGGTTATATTATTACTGGGTGGCTGAAGGTGTAAGTGCAACAGGTGCATACAAAGAAGAAGACAGCTATATTAAAGTGCGCCGCCAGTTCTACAGCCGTACAGGTCAGCCAATCAGTGGCAACAGTTTTCAGCAAAATGATTTGGTGATTGTAAAAGTGACGATTGAAAAAAGTTTTGCAACAGCAGTGGAGAATATTGTCATCACTGATATCCTGCCTGCAGGATTTGAAATTGAAAATCCACGCACCAAAGAAATTCCTGGAATGGACTGGATCAAAGATGGTTCAAGCCCCACTGCGCTGGATGTTCGTGACGATCGCATTCATTTGTTTGTTGATCTCGGAACTAATAAGCAGAGTTACTATTATGCAGTAAGGGCGGTATCACCCGGTTTATACCGTATGGGTCCGGTAAGTGCCGATGCAATGTATAATGGAGAATATCATTCTTACCATGGAGCAGGAGTGGTGGAAGTGAAGCAGTAA
- a CDS encoding ThuA domain-containing protein, protein MNKNHFILLAIFALPFFLFNSTADMKKKKILVFSKTAGYRHASIKEGKEALLKLGKENNFDVDTTEDSTYFNSKTLSSYDAVVFLNTTGDVLNKEQQEAFEQYIRSGKGFAGVHAATDTEYGWPWFCKLVGANFASHPAQQKATLHVTDATHISTKHLPQTWERFDEWYNFKNRNSDVKVLLSIDEKTYEGGTEPDHHSMSWYHEYDGGRSFYTALGHTEESYVEENFMKHVLGGIRYAMGK, encoded by the coding sequence ATGAATAAAAATCATTTCATCCTGCTCGCAATTTTTGCATTGCCTTTCTTTTTATTTAATTCAACTGCTGATATGAAAAAGAAAAAGATCCTTGTGTTTTCTAAAACAGCCGGTTACAGGCATGCATCCATCAAAGAGGGAAAGGAAGCCCTGCTGAAACTGGGTAAGGAAAATAATTTTGATGTGGACACCACAGAAGACTCCACGTACTTCAACAGCAAAACTCTCAGCAGCTATGATGCTGTTGTGTTTTTAAATACTACCGGTGATGTGCTCAACAAAGAACAGCAGGAAGCATTTGAACAGTATATCCGCTCTGGAAAAGGTTTTGCAGGTGTTCATGCAGCAACCGATACTGAATACGGCTGGCCCTGGTTCTGCAAATTAGTGGGCGCTAATTTTGCCAGTCATCCCGCACAGCAGAAAGCAACCCTGCATGTAACGGATGCCACTCATATTTCAACCAAACACCTGCCGCAAACATGGGAACGCTTTGATGAATGGTATAATTTCAAAAACAGGAACAGCGATGTAAAAGTGCTGCTCAGCATTGATGAAAAAACCTATGAAGGCGGAACAGAACCGGATCATCATTCCATGTCATGGTACCATGAGTATGATGGTGGCAGAAGTTTTTATACGGCTTTAGGTCATACAGAAGAATCGTATGTTGAAGAGAATTTTATGAAACATGTACTTGGCGGAATACGCTATGCAATGGGAAAATAA
- a CDS encoding transposase translates to MEFQANQIYHIYNRGNNKQPIFFKPENYLYFLEKVRKFILPYCEILSYCLMPNHFHFQIYSDDRTTQTKRIGSTERNVLSEGIRNLLQTYTKAINIQNTTTGSLFQQNTKAKCLSDGSLYYSDTCFHYIHQNPLKAGLVNKMEDWIFSSFKDFCGFRTGTLCNKDLAFQLLGIDKETFYANSYTVIADDKIQMIF, encoded by the coding sequence ATGGAATTTCAAGCTAACCAAATTTATCACATCTATAATAGAGGAAATAACAAACAACCGATTTTTTTCAAACCTGAAAACTATCTCTACTTCCTTGAAAAAGTAAGAAAATTCATTCTGCCGTATTGTGAGATTCTGAGTTATTGCCTCATGCCAAACCACTTTCACTTTCAGATATATTCTGATGATCGAACAACTCAGACCAAACGTATTGGCTCTACCGAAAGAAATGTTTTATCAGAAGGAATCAGGAACCTTCTTCAAACCTATACAAAAGCAATTAATATCCAGAATACTACTACTGGCTCTTTATTTCAACAGAATACCAAAGCAAAGTGCTTAAGCGATGGAAGCCTGTATTATTCCGACACCTGTTTTCATTATATCCATCAAAACCCTTTGAAAGCAGGACTGGTCAACAAAATGGAAGATTGGATATTCTCTTCATTCAAAGATTTCTGTGGTTTTAGAACCGGAACGCTCTGCAATAAAGATTTAGCATTTCAATTACTTGGTATAGATAAGGAAACCTTTTATGCAAATTCGTACACGGTAATTGCTGACGATAAAATTCAAATGATATTTTAA
- a CDS encoding DUF2200 domain-containing protein: MEKHRIFTTSFAGVYPHYIAKAEKKGRTKEEVDIIICWLTGYTQQQLQKQIDTKVDFETFFDQAPQLNKNVSKITGLICGYRVEDIEDKLMQKIRYMDKLIDELAKGKTMEKILRS, from the coding sequence ATGGAAAAGCACAGAATATTTACAACTTCATTTGCCGGTGTTTATCCGCATTATATTGCTAAAGCAGAAAAGAAAGGTCGTACAAAAGAAGAGGTGGACATCATCATTTGCTGGTTGACCGGCTACACCCAGCAGCAATTGCAAAAGCAAATTGATACCAAAGTTGATTTTGAAACCTTTTTTGACCAGGCGCCTCAACTGAATAAAAATGTGTCAAAGATTACCGGTTTAATTTGCGGTTACCGTGTGGAAGACATTGAAGATAAGCTGATGCAAAAGATCAGGTATATGGATAAACTGATTGACGAATTAGCGAAAGGAAAAACAATGGAGAAGATTTTGAGAAGTTAG
- a CDS encoding MmcQ/YjbR family DNA-binding protein, producing the protein MISTETFRQLSLTFPEATEEPHFEKTSFRIKKKIFATLDLKNNIACVKLSATDQDVFCLIDKEIIYPVPNKWGQQGWTLINLAKIKKPLLTDVLTTAYHEVAKKGK; encoded by the coding sequence ATGATTTCAACTGAAACATTTCGCCAACTGTCTCTCACCTTTCCTGAAGCAACAGAAGAACCACACTTCGAAAAAACTTCGTTCAGGATAAAGAAAAAAATCTTTGCCACATTAGATTTGAAGAACAACATTGCCTGTGTTAAACTTTCAGCAACTGACCAGGATGTTTTCTGTTTGATTGACAAAGAGATCATTTATCCCGTTCCCAACAAATGGGGACAGCAGGGATGGACACTCATTAATCTTGCTAAAATAAAAAAGCCGTTGCTCACAGATGTGTTAACAACGGCTTATCATGAAGTGGCGAAGAAAGGCAAGTGA
- a CDS encoding energy transducer TonB, with amino-acid sequence MKIKEGPFEYFSKTGKTSGRGSYSNGEYNGLWRWWYEDGRLRDSVMYKEGAPVGKSTSWYEDGKVMIKRNFDEDGKGNGLYRQYYFSGKLRDSGYYENNKRTGIWTFFRDDHSKASEIRYEKDSIMGAINYDTKGRIQKDAIAEIEAQFKGGEAAWNNYLSRRLSELYNLKNAASYEGYCNIQFIIDTDGKAVSIEAIDHNNELLAGTVISIIQSSKKWNPAIQFNLPVKAWRRQRFVFKLQ; translated from the coding sequence TTGAAAATAAAAGAGGGCCCCTTTGAATACTTTTCAAAGACAGGAAAAACCTCCGGCAGAGGTTCGTATAGTAATGGAGAATATAACGGACTCTGGAGATGGTGGTATGAAGATGGCCGACTCAGAGATTCTGTGATGTACAAAGAAGGAGCACCGGTTGGTAAATCAACCAGCTGGTATGAAGATGGCAAAGTGATGATCAAAAGAAATTTTGATGAGGATGGAAAAGGCAATGGCCTTTACAGACAATATTATTTTTCAGGAAAATTAAGGGACAGTGGCTACTATGAAAATAATAAGCGGACTGGCATATGGACATTTTTTCGTGATGACCATTCTAAAGCCAGTGAAATAAGATATGAAAAGGATTCAATCATGGGTGCTATCAATTATGATACAAAAGGAAGGATACAGAAAGATGCAATTGCTGAAATAGAGGCACAATTCAAAGGCGGGGAAGCTGCATGGAACAACTATTTAAGCAGGCGGCTTTCTGAACTGTATAACTTAAAAAATGCAGCCAGTTATGAAGGTTATTGCAATATCCAGTTTATTATTGATACAGATGGAAAAGCAGTGAGCATTGAAGCCATTGATCATAATAATGAATTACTTGCCGGTACTGTAATTTCAATAATACAGAGTTCAAAAAAATGGAACCCTGCTATCCAATTTAACCTCCCTGTTAAAGCATGGAGAAGACAACGGTTTGTGTTTAAGCTTCAATAA
- a CDS encoding 30S ribosomal protein S20: protein MANHKATKKDVRQSATRRDHNRYYGKTTRNAIRDLQAIKEGKEAGEQLPAVASMIDKLAKRGIIHKNKAANLKSKLTKKVNAIA from the coding sequence ATGGCAAATCATAAGGCTACCAAAAAAGATGTTCGTCAGAGTGCAACCCGCAGAGACCACAACCGTTATTACGGCAAAACAACCCGTAATGCAATCCGTGATCTTCAGGCGATTAAAGAAGGAAAAGAAGCAGGCGAACAATTACCGGCTGTTGCATCTATGATTGATAAACTCGCTAAGCGTGGTATCATTCACAAGAACAAAGCTGCAAACTTGAAGAGCAAGCTTACAAAGAAAGTGAACGCAATAGCTTAA
- a CDS encoding DUF2807 domain-containing protein: MSKQLFSGALLLFTLSFIVTSCRWNRSVKGNGNIITGNRNEGNFKSVSAAGSFDVYFSQGTENEIRIEADENLMKYITTRVENGVLKIRTKSGVNIRPSQDMRVYVKAPMFEDNSLSGSGNMLAETKITSTGRIKLSISGSGDIKMAEVDAPKVEVRIAGSGKVQSGGITRDVEIHVSGSGDVEMRDLKAENAEINIAGSGNVWIYASLKLDVRVAGGGDIHYYGNPTDIKSKMAGSGNLIKEQ; the protein is encoded by the coding sequence ATGAGCAAACAATTATTTTCTGGAGCCCTCCTGTTATTCACACTGTCATTTATTGTAACATCCTGCCGTTGGAATAGAAGCGTAAAGGGAAACGGAAATATTATAACGGGCAACCGTAACGAAGGAAATTTTAAAAGTGTAAGTGCTGCCGGTTCCTTTGATGTTTATTTTTCGCAGGGTACTGAAAATGAAATCAGGATTGAAGCAGATGAAAACCTGATGAAATATATTACTACACGTGTTGAAAACGGCGTATTGAAAATCAGAACAAAAAGTGGAGTAAATATCCGTCCGTCGCAGGATATGCGTGTATATGTGAAAGCACCGATGTTTGAAGATAACAGTCTTTCCGGAAGCGGTAATATGCTTGCTGAAACCAAGATCACTTCAACCGGGAGAATTAAATTGAGTATTTCCGGAAGCGGTGATATCAAAATGGCTGAAGTTGATGCCCCAAAAGTTGAAGTACGTATTGCAGGCAGCGGAAAAGTTCAGTCGGGCGGAATTACCCGTGATGTTGAAATTCATGTATCAGGAAGCGGTGATGTGGAAATGAGAGATCTGAAAGCCGAAAATGCTGAAATAAATATCGCTGGCTCGGGAAATGTATGGATCTATGCCAGCTTGAAACTGGATGTACGGGTAGCAGGTGGAGGAGATATTCACTACTATGGTAATCCAACTGATATCAAGTCAAAAATGGCTGGTTCGGGAAACCTGATCAAGGAACAGTAA